The Macaca fascicularis isolate 582-1 chromosome 1, T2T-MFA8v1.1 genome includes a window with the following:
- the ADAM30 gene encoding disintegrin and metalloproteinase domain-containing protein 30 produces MRSAQILLSQCRLLLVLVPTVLLLNSLGEDVIFHPQGEFDSFEITIPEKLSFRGEVQGVVIPVSYLLRLKGKKHVLHLWPKRLLLPRHLRVFSFTEHGELLEDHPYIPKDCNYMGSVEESLDSKATISTCMGGLRGVFNIDAKHYQIEPLKASPSFEHVVYLLKKEQFGNQVCGLSDDEIEWQMAPYENKARLRDYPGSYKHPKYLELILLFDHGRYSFVNNNLSQVIHDGIILTAIMDTYFQDVRMRIHLKALEVWTDFNKIRLGHPALADVLGRFVIYKKSILNARLSSDWAHLYLQRKYNDALAWSFGKVCSLEYAGSVSTLLDANILAPATWSAHELGHAVGMLHDEQYCQCRGRLNCIMGSGRSGFSNCSYISFFKHISSGATCLNNIPGIRYVFKSCGNKIVEDNEECDCGSTEECQKDRCCQSNCKLQPGANCSTGLCCHGCRFRPSGYMCRQEENECDLAEYCDGNSSSCPNDVYKQDGTPCKYKGRCIRKGCRSRYMQCQSIFGPDAVEAPSECYDAVNLIGDQFGNCEITGIRNFKKCESANSICGRLQCINVKTIPDLPEHTTIISTHLGVENLMCWGTGYHLSMKPMGIPDLGMINDGTSCGEDRVCFNKNCVNSSVLQFDCLPEKCNTRGVCNNRKNCHCMYGWAPPFCEEVGYGGSIDSGPPGLFRGEIPRSIRIVSIIMFRLFLLILSAVFVFFRQEIGNYLKSKQEKMPPSKAETEQEESKTKTGEEEASKAKTGQEASKAKTGQEASKAKTGQEASKAKTESKGPKAKSVKKEKK; encoded by the exons ATGAGGTCAGCGCAGATCTTACTCTCCCAATGCCGATTGCTCCTTGTACTGGTTCCGACAGTGCTCCTTCTTAACTCTCTTGGCGAAGATGTAATTTTTCACCCTCAAGGGGAGTTTGACTCGTTTGAAATCACCATTCCCGAGAAGCTGAGCTTCCGGGGAGAGGTGCAGGGTGTGGTCATTCCCGTGTCCTACCTACTGCGGTTAAAAGGCAAGAAGCATGTCCTCCATTTGTGGCCCAAGAGACTTCTGTTGCCCCGACATCTGCGCGTTTTCTCCTTCACAGAACATGGGGAACTGCTGGAGGATCATCCTTATATACCCAAGGACTGCAACTACATGGGCTCCGTGGAAGAGTCTCTGGACTCTAAAGCTACTATAAGCACATGCATGGGGGGCCTCCGAGGTGTATTTAACATTGATGCCAAACATTACCAAATTGAGCCCCTCAAGGCCTCTCCCAGTTTTGAACATGTCGTCTATCTCCTGAAGAAAGAGCAGTTTGGGAATCAGGTTTGTGGCTTAAGTGATGATGAAATAGAATGGCAGATGGCCCCTTATGAGAATAAGGCGAGGCTAAGGGATTATCCTGGATCCTATAAACACCCAAAGTACTTGGAATTGATCCTACTCTTTGATCACGGTAGGTATAGCTTTGTGAACAACAATCTTTCTCAAGTCATACATGATGGCATTATTTTGACTGCGATTATGGACACCTACTTTCAAGACGTTCGTATGAGGATACACTTAAAGGCTCTTGAAGTATGGACAGATTTTAACAAAATACGCCTTGGACATCCAGCGTTAGCTGACGTTTTAGGCAGAtttgtaatatataaaaaaagtatattaaatgcTCGACTGTCATCAGATTGGGCACATTTatatcttcaaagaaaatataatgatgCTCTTGCGTGGTCTTTTGGAAAAGTGTGTTCTCTAGAATATGCTGGATCAGTGAGTACTTTACTAGATGCAAATATCCTTGCCCCTGCCACCTGGTCTGCTCATGAACTGGGTCATGCTGTAGGGATGTTACATGATGAACAATACTGCCAATGTAGGGGTAGGCTTAATTGCATCATGGGCTCAGGACGCAGTGGGTTTAGCAACTGCAgttatatctctttttttaaacatatctCTTCGGGAGCAACATGTCTAAATAATATCCCAGGAATACGTTATGTGTTTAAGAGCTGTGGAAACAAAATTGTGGAAGACAATGAGGAATGTGATTGTGGTTCCACAGAGGAGTGTCAGAAAGATCGGTGTTGCCAATCAAATTGTAAGTTGCAACCAGGTGCCAACTGTAGCACTGGACTTTGCTGTCATGGTTGTCGGTTTCGTCCATCTGGATACATGTGTAGgcaggaagaaaatgaatgtgaCCTTGCAGAGTACTGTGACGGGAATTCAAGTTCCTGCCCAAACGATGTTTACAAGCAGGATGGAACCCCTTGCAAGTACAAAGGCCGTTGTATCAGGAAGGGGTGCAGATCCAGATACATGCAGTGCCAAAGCATTTTTGGGCCTGATGCCGTGGAGGCTCCTAGTGAGTGCTATGATGCAGTTAACTTAATAGGTGATCAATTTGGTAACTGTGAGATTACAGGAATtcgaaattttaaaaagtgtgaaaGTGCAAATTCAATATGTGGCAGGCTACAGTGTATAAATGTCAAAACCATCCCTGATTTGCCAGAGCATACGACTATCATTTCTACTCATTTAGGGGTAGAAAATCTCATGTGCTGGGGCACAGGCTATCATCTATCCATGAAACCCATGGGGATACCTGACCTGGGTATGATAAATGATGGCACCTCCTGTGGAGAAGACCGGGTATGTTTTAACAAAAATTGCGTCAATAGCTCAGTCCTGCAGTTTGACTGTTTGCCTGAGAAATGCAATACCCGAGGTGTTtgcaacaacagaaaaaactGCCACTGCATGTATGGCTGGGCACCTCCATTCTGTGAGGAGGTGGGGTATGGAGGAAGCATTGACAGTGGGCCTCCAGGACTGTTCAGAGGGGAGATTCCCCGGTCAATTCGGATTGTGTCCATCATAATGTTTCGCCTTTTTTTATTAATCCTTTCAGCGGTTTTTGTGTTTTTCCGACAAGAGATAGGAAACTATTTAAAATCCAAACAGGAAAAAATGCCACCATCCAAAGCAGAAACTGAACAGGaagaatctaaaacaaaaactggagagGAA GAAGCATCTAAAGCAAAAACCGGACAGGAAGCATCTAAAGCAAAAACTGGACAGGAAGCATCTAAAGCAAAAACTGGACAGGAAGCAtctaaagcaaaaactgaaagtaAAGGACCCAAAGCAAAGAgtgtcaagaaagaaaaaaagtaa